From a single Trueperaceae bacterium genomic region:
- a CDS encoding ATP-binding protein, with product MNEAGNQVVATLLRERRSMLQGLLWTVLAVLLLSVLFNVILFHEPYSASEDIPRLSFALLICIALWLNHRRKFRQAVGTVLAATLGAATYPLLMAGLVGNELWLFLYYVPVVLAGLLLGRRTLFLVGLFTFFILFLTPYLEANGQLFGDAPPSEPGWLLAGQFALVLAVVLFFLDRIGTSLNRALRELARREVALKREMNERRLVQDRLAMALTAARMATYETDTGARTVTGSEELERLFGLPGTNRPRQLDDFLELIHPQDRALVMPFVPSSDGGQHEGEVEFRVVRPDGRVAWLSAVSKVVSAGADSRERLVGIVMDTTETKEAQLALEELNQTLEERVAERTTRLQAANEELEAFAYTVSHDLRAPLRGMDGFSQLLMEEHSSSLDDEAKGYVRRIKAAANRMGELIDDLLELSSISGGEVTRSEVDLGEMAYEIAAELNEMTGRKTELVVEGQLKARGDPRLLRITLENLLSNAWKFMGDQETPQVVLGSRRQGRTRVYYVKDNGVGFDMAHASKLFTPFQRLQEPGRFEGTGIGLATVQRIIHRHGGEIWGDGRPGEGATFSFTLEPSSSYAPRS from the coding sequence GTGAACGAGGCAGGCAACCAGGTCGTAGCTACGCTGCTGCGGGAACGACGTTCGATGCTGCAGGGTCTCCTCTGGACCGTGCTCGCCGTGCTCCTCCTCAGCGTGCTTTTCAACGTCATCCTCTTCCATGAGCCGTACTCCGCGAGCGAGGACATCCCCAGGCTGTCGTTCGCGCTGCTCATCTGCATCGCGCTCTGGCTCAACCACAGGCGGAAGTTCAGGCAGGCGGTTGGGACCGTGCTGGCCGCTACCCTCGGCGCAGCCACCTATCCGTTGCTCATGGCGGGCCTGGTTGGAAACGAACTTTGGCTGTTCCTCTACTACGTCCCGGTGGTGCTCGCGGGGTTGCTGCTGGGAAGGCGCACGCTCTTCCTGGTAGGCCTCTTCACCTTCTTCATCCTCTTCCTCACGCCCTACCTGGAGGCGAACGGTCAGCTCTTCGGGGATGCGCCACCTTCGGAGCCCGGTTGGCTTCTCGCCGGGCAGTTCGCGCTGGTCCTCGCCGTCGTGCTCTTCTTCCTCGACCGCATCGGCACGTCTCTGAACCGGGCCCTACGTGAACTGGCGCGCCGGGAGGTGGCGCTGAAGCGCGAGATGAACGAGCGCAGGCTTGTACAGGACCGCCTCGCGATGGCCCTGACGGCAGCGAGGATGGCTACCTACGAGACCGATACCGGAGCGAGGACGGTGACAGGCAGCGAAGAACTGGAACGGCTCTTCGGCCTGCCCGGCACCAACCGGCCACGCCAGCTCGATGATTTCCTGGAGCTGATCCACCCGCAGGACCGTGCACTGGTCATGCCGTTCGTGCCGAGCAGCGACGGAGGGCAGCACGAAGGGGAAGTCGAGTTCAGGGTGGTGCGGCCGGACGGACGTGTCGCGTGGCTCTCGGCAGTCAGCAAGGTCGTCTCTGCCGGCGCAGACTCCCGTGAGCGGTTGGTCGGGATAGTGATGGACACGACCGAAACGAAAGAAGCGCAACTCGCGCTCGAGGAACTGAATCAGACGCTCGAGGAGCGTGTCGCGGAACGTACGACCCGCCTTCAGGCGGCCAACGAGGAACTGGAGGCGTTCGCGTACACGGTGTCGCACGATCTGAGGGCGCCGCTTCGCGGAATGGACGGCTTCAGCCAGCTGCTCATGGAGGAGCACTCCTCCTCGCTCGATGACGAGGCCAAAGGGTACGTCCGGCGGATCAAGGCAGCAGCGAACCGCATGGGCGAGCTCATCGACGATCTGCTCGAGCTCTCGAGCATCTCCGGTGGGGAGGTCACGAGGAGCGAAGTCGACCTCGGAGAGATGGCGTACGAGATCGCGGCGGAACTGAACGAGATGACCGGTCGCAAGACGGAGCTGGTAGTGGAAGGTCAGCTGAAGGCACGCGGCGACCCCAGGCTGCTGCGGATAACGTTGGAGAACCTGTTGAGCAACGCCTGGAAGTTCATGGGCGACCAGGAGACTCCGCAAGTGGTGCTGGGCAGCCGCCGCCAGGGACGCACCAGGGTCTACTACGTGAAGGACAATGGCGTCGGGTTCGACATGGCCCACGCATCGAAGCTGTTCACCCCCTTCCAACGCTTGCAGGAACCGGGGCGCTTCGAAGGCACGGGGATCGGCCTGGCGACCGTGCAGAGGATCATCCATCGGCACGGCGGGGAGATATGGGGTGACGGCCGACCCGGCGAAGGCGCCACCTTCTCCTTCACGCTCGAGCCCTCTTCGAGTTACGCGCCACGCTCCTGA
- a CDS encoding PhoH family protein translates to MKLRSPAEAVTLYGQNDENLKLLRNRLSARVVARGDELRLSGDESEVAEAERTFRSLLATIRRGGKLSITELEHTDLEKLDDGGNGAVDEPRLPLRARPKTSGQRRYVSAIADSPIVFGIGPAGTGKTYLAVAMAVQALMDKRVKRIILTRPAVEAGEKLGFLPGDLQAKIDPYLRPLYDALYDMLPTDRFEQLLEQGTIEVAPLAFMRGRTLNDAFIILDEAQNTTPEQMKMFLTRMGFNSKVVVTGDMTQTDLPGSMRSGLSVAERILKDIEGIGFINFTESDVVRHPLVARIIKAYEQAG, encoded by the coding sequence TTGAAACTTCGCAGCCCGGCAGAGGCGGTCACGCTGTACGGGCAGAACGACGAGAACCTCAAACTACTTCGCAACCGTCTGAGCGCCCGAGTAGTGGCGCGCGGCGACGAACTTCGGCTCTCCGGGGACGAGAGCGAGGTAGCCGAGGCCGAGCGGACCTTCCGCTCGCTGCTCGCCACCATCAGGCGCGGCGGCAAGCTGAGCATCACCGAGCTGGAGCACACGGACCTGGAGAAGCTCGACGATGGCGGCAACGGTGCGGTAGACGAGCCCCGGCTGCCGCTGCGCGCCAGGCCCAAGACCAGCGGTCAGCGACGCTACGTGAGCGCCATCGCCGACTCGCCGATCGTCTTCGGCATCGGACCGGCCGGTACCGGCAAGACCTACCTCGCGGTGGCGATGGCGGTCCAGGCGCTGATGGACAAGCGAGTCAAGCGGATAATCCTCACGCGGCCGGCAGTCGAAGCGGGTGAGAAGCTGGGCTTCCTGCCGGGGGACCTGCAAGCGAAGATAGACCCCTATCTGCGACCCCTCTACGACGCGCTCTACGACATGCTCCCCACCGACCGCTTCGAACAGCTGCTGGAACAGGGGACGATCGAGGTGGCGCCGCTCGCCTTCATGAGGGGCCGCACTCTCAACGATGCCTTCATAATCCTCGACGAGGCGCAGAACACGACACCCGAGCAGATGAAGATGTTCCTGACGCGCATGGGATTCAACTCGAAGGTGGTCGTAACCGGCGACATGACCCAGACCGACCTGCCCGGCTCGATGCGCAGCGGCCTCTCGGTGGCCGAGCGGATCCTCAAGGACATCGAAGGCATCGGCTTCATCAACTTCACCGAGAGCGATGTCGTGCGTCACCCGCTCGTGGCGCGCATCATCAAGGCTTATGAGCAGGCCGGCTAA
- a CDS encoding HDIG domain-containing protein produces MSRPAKKLYPRLLALYALSTIGVAVLLYSVYGERQNAPLTVGQASPQTYIAPVDIDVIDRVSTERQRQAARAQVDPIYTSDPRLQQLVISSVATAGLPQMVQELLLRAYNDPRGVTAEELEALTDSALELAPPERRQEVALILDRRLMATSVPNARLTEAARDAAAAATQPVMQSLEAGRPIISEGDIVTEDHLRVLQSVGLYSPRYAQLSQTFWIVLGCLLLAALLSLPLWFAARRLHGRISLAQLGFLVGLTLLVLTAQRLALLISPSFLFVMLVPLVVSVLISDETAIVWAVWLALVTALMVPSAPLYTLVAVVSGAVAASLLASSLPSRTSLLMAGAVGGLVGAAGLAVMTLAVGGYTVLALVTSVLIVLAGGVLAGVLALGLLPLAESAFGFVTDFRLIELSSPTTPLLQKLLLEAPGSYQHSLIISNLVEQAVKNIGGNSLLARVGALYHDVGKLRRPHFYTENQFSEENPHDKISPHLSYLIIVSHVRDGIELLHEYGIPRAIEPFVQEHHGTTVLTYFYKRALEDKTGLEELNFRYPGPRPRSKETAVLMLADAVESASRSLVEPSQGSIRALIERLVEQRLQDGQLSESTLNFHDLEIIKNTFERMLTAVLHRRVSYPTPEEVQGERRGGGGQTRGGSTRRNEPLPAR; encoded by the coding sequence ATGAGCAGGCCGGCTAAGAAGCTGTACCCGCGGCTGCTGGCCCTCTACGCCCTGAGCACCATCGGCGTGGCCGTACTGCTCTACAGCGTCTACGGCGAGCGGCAGAACGCTCCGCTGACCGTGGGCCAGGCAAGCCCCCAGACCTACATCGCACCCGTCGACATAGACGTTATAGACCGCGTCTCCACCGAGCGCCAGCGCCAGGCTGCGCGGGCACAGGTGGACCCTATCTACACCAGCGACCCGCGGCTTCAGCAGCTGGTCATCTCCTCCGTCGCCACTGCCGGCCTGCCGCAGATGGTCCAGGAGCTGCTGCTCCGGGCCTACAACGACCCGCGCGGGGTGACTGCCGAGGAGCTCGAAGCCCTGACCGACAGTGCGCTCGAGCTGGCGCCGCCCGAGCGGCGCCAGGAGGTTGCCCTCATCCTGGATCGCCGGCTCATGGCGACGTCGGTCCCCAACGCCCGCCTTACCGAGGCCGCTCGCGACGCTGCCGCCGCTGCCACCCAGCCCGTGATGCAGTCCCTCGAAGCGGGCCGGCCGATTATCAGCGAAGGCGACATCGTCACCGAGGATCACCTGCGGGTGCTGCAGTCCGTGGGCCTCTACAGCCCGCGCTACGCCCAACTCAGTCAGACCTTCTGGATCGTGCTCGGGTGCCTGCTCCTTGCTGCCCTTCTCAGCCTGCCCCTCTGGTTCGCGGCGCGCAGGCTCCACGGCCGGATAAGCCTTGCCCAGCTCGGCTTCCTCGTGGGCCTCACCCTCCTGGTGCTCACGGCCCAGCGCCTCGCCCTGCTGATCTCGCCGTCGTTCCTCTTCGTGATGCTGGTTCCGCTGGTGGTCTCAGTCCTGATCAGCGACGAGACGGCGATCGTGTGGGCCGTCTGGCTCGCTCTGGTGACGGCTCTGATGGTGCCGTCGGCGCCGCTCTACACCCTGGTCGCGGTCGTCTCCGGCGCCGTGGCCGCCAGCCTCCTGGCCAGCTCTCTGCCCTCGAGGACCTCGCTCCTCATGGCGGGTGCCGTGGGCGGGCTCGTGGGAGCGGCGGGCCTGGCGGTGATGACGCTGGCGGTGGGAGGCTACACCGTCCTGGCGCTGGTTACATCCGTGCTCATCGTCCTTGCCGGCGGGGTCCTTGCGGGTGTGCTGGCCCTCGGCCTGTTGCCGCTGGCCGAGAGCGCCTTCGGGTTCGTCACCGACTTCCGGCTCATCGAGCTCTCCAGCCCCACCACGCCGCTCCTGCAGAAACTGCTCCTGGAAGCGCCGGGCTCCTACCAGCACAGCCTGATAATCTCCAACCTCGTCGAGCAGGCCGTCAAGAACATCGGCGGCAACTCGCTGCTCGCCAGGGTCGGAGCGCTCTACCACGATGTGGGCAAGCTTCGGCGGCCGCACTTCTATACCGAGAACCAGTTCTCCGAGGAGAACCCGCACGACAAGATCAGCCCCCACCTGAGCTACCTGATCATCGTCTCGCACGTTCGCGACGGGATCGAACTGCTCCACGAGTACGGGATCCCGCGGGCCATCGAGCCGTTCGTCCAGGAACACCACGGCACCACCGTCCTCACCTACTTCTACAAGCGGGCACTGGAGGACAAGACCGGGCTGGAGGAACTCAACTTCCGCTACCCCGGCCCGCGGCCACGGTCCAAGGAAACGGCCGTCCTCATGCTGGCTGATGCCGTCGAATCGGCCTCCCGTTCGCTGGTCGAACCGAGCCAGGGGAGCATAAGGGCGCTCATCGAGCGGCTGGTCGAGCAACGGCTACAAGATGGGCAGCTCTCGGAGAGCACCCTGAACTTCCACGATCTCGAGATAATCAAGAACACCTTCGAACGGATGCTCACCGCCGTCCTGCATAGACGAGTGAGCTACCCCACGCCGGAAGAGGTGCAGGGCGAGCGCCGGGGAGGAGGTGGGCAGACGCGTGGTGGAAGTACTCGACGAAACGAACCGCTTCCCGCACGTTGA
- the cdd gene encoding cytidine deaminase: MGAPRELLDAAREAFANAYVPYSKFRVGAALRTRSGTVIKGANVENSSFGLTRCAEQSAIQAMATMGEREFDEIVVYTDSDPPASPCGACRQVLAEFSPTAVVHLVNSEGDTVTTTVADLLPGAFSLEPSA; this comes from the coding sequence ATGGGCGCGCCACGCGAACTCCTGGACGCGGCTCGCGAGGCCTTCGCGAACGCCTACGTACCCTACTCGAAGTTCCGTGTCGGAGCCGCCCTGCGCACCAGGAGCGGCACCGTCATCAAGGGAGCCAACGTCGAGAACTCCTCCTTCGGTCTTACCCGGTGCGCCGAGCAGAGCGCGATCCAGGCGATGGCCACGATGGGCGAGCGGGAGTTCGACGAGATCGTCGTCTACACCGACAGCGACCCTCCAGCCAGCCCCTGCGGCGCCTGCCGGCAGGTCCTCGCCGAGTTCTCGCCCACTGCCGTCGTGCACCTCGTTAACAGCGAAGGAGACACGGTAACCACCACCGTAGCCGATCTCCTCCCCGGCGCCTTCTCCCTCGAGCCCTCGGCCTAG
- the ybeY gene encoding rRNA maturation RNase YbeY has product MEVLDETNRFPHVDALERITSRLLEELGLDDRELTVVLQDDQAIRRLNREHRGVDEPTDVLSYPTAEPDDVGVPGVPHLGDIIISIDTAARQAVEHGHDLLGETLVLTAHGLTHLRGFDHTTEEEWNIFRATQQRILTLSAAP; this is encoded by the coding sequence GTGGAAGTACTCGACGAAACGAACCGCTTCCCGCACGTTGACGCTCTGGAGAGGATCACGTCTCGCCTGCTCGAGGAGTTGGGACTGGACGACCGGGAGCTGACCGTCGTGCTGCAGGACGACCAGGCGATCCGGCGCCTCAACCGGGAGCACCGCGGCGTGGATGAGCCGACCGACGTCCTCTCCTACCCCACCGCCGAACCGGACGACGTCGGCGTCCCCGGCGTGCCCCACCTGGGCGATATCATCATCAGCATCGACACGGCCGCCAGGCAGGCAGTCGAGCACGGTCACGACCTCCTCGGCGAGACGCTGGTGCTCACCGCCCACGGGCTCACCCATCTGCGAGGCTTCGATCACACGACGGAGGAAGAATGGAACATCTTCCGAGCAACCCAGCAGCGGATCCTCACCCTCTCAGCCGCGCCTTGA
- a CDS encoding diacylglycerol kinase, with amino-acid sequence MNGARRLRRSTRFAYRGLSRAWREQPNLRLETFIGACATLLALWLGAGLEAVLLSSALVLSLELMNSAVEALVDLVSPGHHPLAAAAKDLSAAAVLVASAGAAVVGLVVLGPPLLRHLGVG; translated from the coding sequence TTGAACGGGGCCCGGCGCCTGCGCCGATCGACTCGTTTCGCCTACCGCGGCCTCTCGAGGGCCTGGCGCGAACAACCCAACCTGCGCCTCGAAACGTTCATCGGAGCCTGCGCCACGCTTCTGGCGCTGTGGCTGGGCGCTGGCCTAGAGGCCGTACTGCTGAGCAGCGCCCTGGTGCTCTCCCTCGAACTGATGAACAGCGCCGTGGAGGCGCTCGTGGATCTGGTCTCGCCCGGTCACCACCCGCTCGCCGCCGCCGCCAAGGACCTCTCCGCAGCTGCCGTGCTCGTGGCGTCGGCCGGTGCCGCCGTCGTTGGTCTGGTAGTCCTGGGGCCTCCCCTGCTTCGTCACCTGGGTGTGGGCTGA
- a CDS encoding NfeD family protein, whose protein sequence is MIPSLCRASAALLAGAVFLLSGVAFSQGSSESVWLLPIDTEITPATAQYVQSRVERANEERPLALVFLIDTPGGQVSSMQEIVDTILSDTRLPTIAVVENAFSAGALIAMSAEMLAMLPGSSIGAALPITISPTGVSAVGEKMNSAMRGQFRSVAEARGRNARVAEAMVDPSVEIPGLSTSEELVTLTAAQAVEYDIADIQASTLEEALTEFGYGGVRIERIERNLSERLATSLANPIIAAILLVLGIGGILVEIFTPGFGVPGGIGIVALALLAAGAYLATPAGIFDVVLVLGGIVLIALEVLVIPGFGVAGLLGIAAVGVALFRIFQDDFVAVLGWTVLFAGVLIGLAIWLLPNLRIASPLMLETRLGKGGYTPGTPLASDSPYDHLRGQTGIAASDLRPAGVARIAGERVDVVTQGDFVSSGSLIEVMKVEGNRIVVREVVAEVETEAGAEA, encoded by the coding sequence GTGATACCAAGCCTTTGCCGTGCCTCCGCGGCTCTGCTGGCCGGCGCGGTGTTCCTGCTCTCGGGGGTGGCCTTCTCGCAGGGCAGCTCCGAGTCTGTCTGGCTACTCCCCATCGACACGGAGATCACGCCCGCTACCGCGCAGTACGTGCAGTCGCGGGTCGAACGGGCCAACGAAGAGAGGCCCCTGGCCCTCGTCTTCCTCATCGACACTCCCGGCGGACAGGTGAGCTCGATGCAGGAGATCGTCGACACCATCCTGAGCGATACCCGTCTGCCCACGATCGCCGTGGTCGAGAACGCCTTCAGCGCCGGTGCCCTCATCGCCATGAGCGCCGAGATGCTGGCGATGCTGCCCGGGTCATCGATCGGCGCCGCTCTGCCCATAACCATCTCCCCCACCGGCGTCTCGGCGGTCGGAGAGAAGATGAACTCGGCCATGCGGGGGCAGTTCCGCTCCGTTGCCGAGGCGCGGGGTCGCAATGCGCGGGTTGCCGAAGCGATGGTCGACCCTAGTGTGGAGATCCCGGGGTTGTCGACCTCCGAGGAACTAGTGACCCTGACTGCCGCGCAGGCGGTCGAGTACGACATCGCCGACATCCAGGCGAGCACCCTCGAGGAGGCGTTGACCGAGTTCGGCTACGGCGGAGTTCGGATCGAGAGGATCGAACGGAACCTGAGCGAACGGCTCGCCACGAGCCTCGCGAATCCCATCATCGCCGCCATCCTGCTCGTCCTCGGGATAGGCGGCATCCTGGTCGAGATCTTCACCCCCGGCTTCGGCGTCCCGGGAGGTATCGGTATCGTCGCCCTGGCACTGCTCGCGGCAGGAGCTTACCTGGCCACGCCTGCAGGCATCTTCGACGTCGTGCTGGTACTGGGCGGGATCGTCCTCATCGCCCTCGAGGTGCTCGTCATCCCGGGCTTCGGAGTGGCCGGGTTGCTGGGTATAGCCGCCGTCGGGGTCGCCCTCTTCCGCATCTTCCAGGACGACTTCGTTGCGGTTCTGGGCTGGACGGTACTCTTCGCCGGGGTCCTCATAGGCCTGGCGATCTGGCTGCTGCCGAACCTCCGGATAGCCTCGCCCCTGATGCTCGAGACCAGGCTGGGCAAGGGGGGGTACACGCCCGGAACGCCCCTGGCCTCCGACAGCCCCTATGATCACCTGCGGGGCCAGACGGGGATAGCCGCGAGCGACCTTCGGCCAGCCGGGGTCGCCCGCATAGCCGGCGAGCGGGTAGACGTAGTTACGCAGGGTGACTTCGTCTCTTCCGGCAGCCTGATCGAAGTCATGAAGGTCGAAGGCAACCGCATCGTCGTACGAGAAGTAGTGGCCGAGGTCGAGACCGAGGCCGGAGCAGAAGCGTAA
- a CDS encoding tetratricopeptide repeat protein, whose amino-acid sequence MRKVALLLFALLATLGFAQDTLRVLVLPFDANRSFEPYGLGLATGLQRTLNSLDGVYAPPVAEAGLFVTRAFEAGLEAVETATAAFEVDAVISGAVSGSGSGIDVTLAFAGPTFTEPKQVRLQLPNDPVAAVEAVSLATLTELELETAEARSRVASLAQETPELTSLGAVSRASSRLGTSLSELTAAADLNPESSWALSEKARALALAGRHDEALASAGAAVEANQDDVTAKVVRGIVASVAGDDELARRSFEEALALNSHHALALVGLAEQAEEQAEVRSLLERAVEASPRQLEAVLGLAELESSPQRALQVLRRASENLPESVALHRAFVERAIEAGDPAGALAYLRQVTSEPLSTSPALFAQATALPSDMTEQALALVMAGRERFPESSGLKLTEAELQRQAGREEEAVSLLEELREQFPDSVEVANSLAITLAQMGEVERAREVFTSVAQESPTVQLNLGRLLLQAGQARAAIATLEPLLESRPDDSELHALYGIALGRTGHIDDGLASLERALELDPDNEAARRAMSLLEQQRQIVGDDAIAFEGEAASEFQRGLYALESDDPGTAARAFARAFELSGHPLAAFYHGYSLHRSGEIRQALEPYEVALEAYPESDTVLNNLGYAQLQLGRFDLALQTLSRAVEANSENTSAHINLGLTYYGLGRFDDALEQWEQAIAIDPSLEDDLAQIRERARAGQGPN is encoded by the coding sequence ATGAGAAAAGTCGCCCTACTACTGTTCGCTCTCCTCGCGACGCTCGGGTTCGCCCAGGACACCCTCAGAGTGCTGGTACTGCCGTTCGACGCGAACCGCTCCTTCGAGCCGTACGGCTTGGGGCTCGCCACCGGATTGCAGCGGACCCTCAACTCGCTCGACGGGGTGTACGCACCACCCGTCGCCGAGGCGGGCCTCTTCGTCACGCGGGCCTTCGAAGCGGGCTTGGAAGCGGTGGAAACGGCGACCGCCGCGTTCGAGGTCGACGCCGTGATCAGCGGCGCGGTGAGCGGCAGCGGCTCGGGTATCGACGTGACCCTGGCGTTCGCCGGGCCGACCTTCACGGAGCCGAAACAGGTGCGGCTGCAACTCCCGAACGATCCGGTCGCCGCGGTCGAAGCGGTCTCGCTGGCAACGCTCACGGAACTCGAGCTCGAAACCGCCGAGGCGCGCTCGCGGGTAGCGAGCCTGGCTCAGGAAACCCCCGAGTTGACGAGCCTCGGGGCGGTCTCGCGGGCCTCCTCGCGGCTAGGGACCAGCCTGAGCGAGCTCACCGCGGCCGCCGACCTCAACCCCGAGTCGAGCTGGGCGCTTTCCGAGAAAGCCAGGGCGCTGGCTCTCGCGGGCCGGCACGACGAGGCGCTCGCAAGCGCCGGCGCAGCCGTCGAAGCCAACCAGGACGACGTGACCGCCAAGGTGGTGCGCGGGATCGTAGCGAGCGTCGCCGGTGACGACGAACTGGCTCGCCGCAGCTTCGAGGAGGCCCTGGCGCTCAACTCCCATCACGCCCTGGCCCTCGTTGGGCTGGCGGAACAGGCAGAGGAACAGGCGGAAGTGCGCTCTCTGCTGGAGCGAGCGGTTGAAGCGTCGCCTCGGCAACTCGAAGCGGTACTGGGCCTGGCCGAGCTGGAGAGCAGCCCTCAGCGTGCCCTGCAGGTGCTGCGGCGGGCCAGCGAGAACCTGCCCGAGTCGGTGGCTCTGCACCGGGCCTTCGTCGAGCGGGCGATAGAGGCGGGCGATCCGGCGGGCGCTCTCGCCTACCTGCGTCAGGTGACATCGGAGCCGCTGTCGACCTCGCCGGCGCTGTTCGCCCAGGCCACGGCCCTTCCGAGCGACATGACCGAGCAGGCCCTGGCGCTCGTGATGGCGGGCAGGGAGCGGTTCCCGGAGAGCAGCGGACTGAAGCTCACCGAGGCGGAGCTGCAAAGGCAGGCCGGCCGCGAGGAGGAAGCCGTGTCGCTGCTCGAGGAGCTGCGCGAGCAGTTCCCCGACAGCGTCGAGGTGGCCAACTCTCTGGCCATAACACTCGCGCAGATGGGTGAGGTCGAACGGGCGCGCGAGGTATTCACCTCCGTCGCACAGGAGAGCCCGACCGTGCAGCTCAACCTCGGCCGGTTGTTGTTGCAGGCTGGGCAGGCCAGGGCAGCGATAGCGACCCTCGAGCCGCTCCTCGAGTCACGGCCCGACGACTCGGAACTCCACGCCCTCTACGGGATCGCGCTAGGCAGGACCGGGCACATCGACGACGGCCTCGCCTCGCTGGAACGGGCGCTCGAACTCGATCCCGACAACGAAGCCGCCCGCCGGGCTATGTCGCTCCTCGAGCAGCAACGGCAGATCGTGGGGGACGATGCGATCGCCTTCGAAGGCGAAGCCGCGAGCGAGTTCCAACGTGGGCTCTACGCCCTCGAGAGCGACGACCCCGGGACGGCTGCACGCGCCTTCGCCCGAGCGTTCGAGCTGAGCGGTCACCCTCTGGCGGCCTTCTACCACGGCTACTCGCTTCACCGCTCGGGGGAGATCCGCCAGGCGCTCGAACCGTACGAGGTGGCGCTCGAGGCGTACCCCGAGAGCGACACCGTGCTGAACAACCTCGGCTACGCCCAGCTGCAGCTCGGTCGCTTCGACCTGGCCCTGCAGACGCTGAGCCGGGCGGTAGAAGCCAACTCCGAGAACACCAGCGCTCACATCAACCTCGGCCTCACCTACTACGGTCTGGGCCGTTTCGACGACGCTCTCGAGCAGTGGGAGCAGGCGATCGCGATAGACCCTTCCCTCGAGGACGACCTGGCCCAGATCCGTGAGCGGGCCCGGGCCGGCCAGGGCCCGAACTGA
- the floA gene encoding flotillin-like protein FloA (flotillin-like protein involved in membrane lipid rafts), with translation MSISVLIIAAVAIIFFMILFTVIPVGLWISAVAAGVRVSLTSLVAMRLRRVPPNRIILPLIKADKAGIDVEQNQLEAHYLAGGDVDRVVDALIAADKARIMLPFDRAAAIDLAGRDVLDAVKVSVNPRVIQTPNVSAVAKDGIELISTARITVRANLERLVGGAGEETIIARVGEGIVSSIGSTASHKGVLENPDIISKTVLAKGLDSGTAFEILSIDIADVNVGRNIGAELQTDQAEADKRVAQAKAEERRAMAVAAEQENRARVEAMRAKVVEAEAEVPLAMAEAFRAGNLGVMDYYNLQNLQSDTQMRGNIARATEEDES, from the coding sequence ATGTCCATCAGTGTCCTGATAATCGCAGCCGTCGCCATCATCTTCTTCATGATCCTGTTCACCGTCATCCCGGTGGGGTTGTGGATCTCGGCCGTCGCCGCCGGGGTGCGGGTGAGCCTCACTTCGCTGGTGGCGATGCGGCTTCGCCGGGTCCCGCCCAACCGGATCATCCTCCCTCTCATCAAGGCCGACAAGGCGGGCATCGACGTCGAGCAGAACCAACTCGAGGCCCACTACCTGGCTGGCGGTGACGTCGACCGGGTGGTAGACGCCCTCATCGCCGCGGACAAGGCGCGGATCATGTTGCCTTTCGACAGGGCGGCCGCTATCGACCTCGCCGGTCGGGACGTGTTGGACGCCGTGAAGGTTTCGGTGAACCCGCGCGTCATCCAGACACCGAACGTCTCGGCGGTCGCCAAGGACGGGATCGAACTGATCTCCACCGCCCGCATCACGGTGCGGGCCAACCTGGAACGACTCGTCGGCGGCGCGGGCGAGGAAACTATCATCGCTCGCGTAGGTGAGGGCATCGTCTCCTCCATCGGCTCGACCGCTTCCCACAAGGGGGTGCTCGAGAACCCGGACATCATCTCGAAGACGGTGCTCGCCAAGGGGCTGGATTCGGGCACCGCGTTCGAGATCCTCTCGATCGACATCGCCGACGTGAACGTGGGGCGCAACATCGGCGCCGAACTCCAGACCGACCAGGCCGAGGCCGACAAGCGGGTCGCCCAGGCGAAGGCAGAGGAGCGGCGGGCCATGGCCGTAGCCGCTGAGCAGGAGAACCGCGCCAGGGTGGAAGCGATGCGCGCCAAGGTGGTAGAGGCCGAGGCCGAGGTTCCTCTGGCCATGGCCGAGGCGTTCCGGGCCGGCAACCTGGGAGTGATGGACTACTACAACCTTCAGAACCTGCAATCCGACACGCAGATGCGGGGCAACATCGCGCGCGCGACCGAGGAGGACGAGAGCTAA